Proteins encoded by one window of Arabidopsis thaliana chromosome 2, partial sequence:
- a CDS encoding Receptor-like protein kinase-related family protein (Receptor-like protein kinase-related family protein; FUNCTIONS IN: molecular_function unknown; INVOLVED IN: biological_process unknown; LOCATED IN: endomembrane system; CONTAINS InterPro DOMAIN/s: Protein of unknown function DUF26 (InterPro:IPR002902); BEST Arabidopsis thaliana protein match is: Receptor-like protein kinase-related family protein (TAIR:AT3G21960.2); Has 1454 Blast hits to 1413 proteins in 21 species: Archae - 0; Bacteria - 0; Metazoa - 0; Fungi - 0; Plants - 1454; Viruses - 0; Other Eukaryotes - 0 (source: NCBI BLink).), whose amino-acid sequence MFSSSVSISILVVVAMQFSFIHNVLSLNQTNSYLQHICINSEGKYKAKNSYESRLKDHLDSMSNILDYGFIHGVGGADSSTYYIKAQCRGDASESKCRSCLFTAFSGILRRCPNNRGRIIWYDNCFLYISEIYTYEKIDFKHYLYLHNAKDVSGNKKLFNKNTKALLDKLKEKAIRKEQEPYTRDYMYAAGEESLGTTKLYGMMQCTQDLSVKNCSVCLDSIIAKLPRCCNGKQGGRVLNPSCTFRYELYPFVKP is encoded by the exons ATGTTTTCTTCCTCTGTATCCATCTCTATCTTGGTCGTGGTGGCCATGCAATTCTCTTTTATCCACAATGTTTTGTCCCTAAATCAGACCAATTCGTATCTGCAACACATATGCATCAACAGTGAAGGAAAATACAAGGCAAAGAATTCATACGAGAGCAGACTCAAAGATCATCTCGACAGTATGTCTAACATTCTAGACTACGGTTTCATCCACGGTGTTGGTGGTGCGGATTCTAGTACCTACTACATCAAGGCCCAATGTCGGGGAGATGCCTCCGAATCCAAGTGCCGCTCTTGCCTCTTTACCGCCTTCTCTGGG ATTCTTAGGAGATGTCCGAACAACAGAGGGAGAATAATATGGTACGACAACTGTTTTCTCTACATTTCCGAGATATATACCTACGAGAAGATTGATTTCAAGCACTATTTGTATTTGCACAATGCCAAAGATGTGAGCGGCAATAAAAAGTTGTtcaacaagaacacaaaggCTCTCCTAGATAAGCTCAAGGAGAAAGCAATTCGTAAAGAACAAGAGCCTTACACAAGAGACTACATGTATGCAGCGGGGGAGGAAAGTCTCGGGACGACGAAATTGTATGGGATGATGCAGTGTACACAAGACTTATCAGTTAAAAATTGCAGTGTGTGTTTGGATTCGATTATTGCAAAGCTTCCCAGATGCTGCAACGGTAAACAAGGAGGAAGAGTTTTGAATCCGAGTTGTACTTTTAGGTACGAGCTCTATCCTTTTGTAAAACCGTAA
- the ATX1 gene encoding homologue of trithorax (homologue of trithorax (ATX1); CONTAINS InterPro DOMAIN/s: SET domain (InterPro:IPR001214), Zinc finger, PHD-type, conserved site (InterPro:IPR019786), Zinc finger, PHD-type (InterPro:IPR001965), FY-rich, C-terminal (InterPro:IPR003889), Post-SET domain (InterPro:IPR003616), FY-rich, N-terminal (InterPro:IPR003888), Protein kinase C-like, phorbol ester/diacylglycerol binding (InterPro:IPR002219), Lamin-B receptor of TUDOR domain (InterPro:IPR019023), FY-rich, C-terminal subgroup (InterPro:IPR018516), Zinc finger, FYVE/PHD-type (InterPro:IPR011011), PWWP (InterPro:IPR000313), FY-rich, N-terminal subgroup (InterPro:IPR018518), Zinc finger, PHD-finger (InterPro:IPR019787); BEST Arabidopsis thaliana protein match is: trithorax-like protein 2 (TAIR:AT1G05830.2); Has 7192 Blast hits to 6948 proteins in 474 species: Archae - 2; Bacteria - 393; Metazoa - 3480; Fungi - 840; Plants - 1251; Viruses - 0; Other Eukaryotes - 1226 (source: NCBI BLink).), with translation MACFSNETQIEIDVHDLVEAPIRYDSIESIYSIPSSALCCVNAVGSHSLMSKKVKAQKLPMIEQFEIEGSGVSASDDCCRSDDYKLRIQRPEIVRVYYRRRKRPLRECLLDQAVAVKTESVELDEIDCFEEKKRRKIGNCELVKSGMESIGLRRCKENNAFSGNKQNGSSRRKGSSSKNQDKATLASRSAKKWVRLSYDGVDPTSFIGLQCKVFWPLDALWYEGSIVGYSAERKRYTVKYRDGCDEDIVFDREMIKFLVSREEMELLHLKFCTSNVTVDGRDYDEMVVLAATLDECQDFEPGDIVWAKLAGHAMWPAVIVDESIIGERKGLNNKVSGGGSLLVQFFGTHDFARIKVKQAISFIKGLLSPSHLKCKQPRFEEGMQEAKMYLKAHRLPERMSQLQKGADSVDSDMANSTEEGNSGGDLLNDGEVWLRPTEHVDFRHIIGDLLIINLGKVVTDSQFFKDENHIWPEGYTAMRKFTSLTDHSASALYKMEVLRDAETKTHPLFIVTADSGEQFKGPTPSACWNKIYNRIKKVQNSDSPNILGEELNGSGTDMFGLSNPEVIKLVQDLSKSRPSSHVSMCKNSLGRHQNQPTGYRPVRVDWKDLDKCNVCHMDEEYENNLFLQCDKCRMMVHAKCYGELEPCDGALWLCNLCRPGAPDMPPRCCLCPVVGGAMKPTTDGRWAHLACAIWIPETCLSDVKKMEPIDGVNKVSKDRWKLMCTICGVSYGACIQCSNNSCRVAYHPLCARAAGLCVELENDMSVEGEEADQCIRMLSFCKRHRQTSTACLGSEDRIKSATHKTSEYLPPPNPSGCARTEPYNCFGRRGRKEPEALAAASSKRLFVENQPYVIGGYSRLEFSTYKSIHGSKVSQMNTPSNILSMAEKYRYMRETYRKRLAFGKSGIHGFGIFAKLPHRAGDMMIEYTGELVRPSIADKREQLIYNSMVGAGTYMFRIDDERVIDATRTGSIAHLINHSCVPNCYSRVITVNGDEHIIIFAKRHIPKWEELTYDYRFFSIGERLSCSCGFPGCRGVVNDTEAEEQHAKICVPRCDLIDWTAE, from the exons ATGGCGTGTTTTTCTAACGAAACCCAGATCGAAATTGATGTCCACGATCTAGTGGAAGCTCCGATTCGCTACGATTCTATTGAGAGTATCTACTCTATTCCTTCATCGGCATTGTGCTGTGTTAATGCCGTTGGTTCTCACAGTCTGATGTCTAAGAAGGTTAAGGCCCAGAAGCTTCCGATGATTGAGCAATTCGAGATTGAAGGTAGCGGTGTTAGTGCTAGTGACGATTGTTGTCGTTCGGATGATTATAAGTTGCGGATTCAGCGTCCTGAGATTGTTCGCGTCTACTATCGTCGCCGTAAGAGGCCGCTACGGGAGTGTTTACTAGATCAGGCGGTGGCTGTGAAGACTGAAAGTGTGGAGCTTGATGAAATTGATTGTtttgaggagaagaagagaaggaagattGGTAATTGTGAGTTGGTGAAATCGGGTATGGAGTCGATTGGTTTAAGAAGGTGTAAGGAAAACAATGCGTTTAGTGGGAATAAGCAAAATGGGTCATCCCGAAGGAAGGGGTCTTCTAGCAAGAATCAGGACAAGGCGACTCTGGCTTCTCGTTCAGCTAAGAAATGGGTCAG GTTGAGTTATGATGGTGTGGATCCTACAAGTTTCATAGGGCTGCAATGCAAG GTTTTTTGGCCGCTGGACGCTCTTTGGTATGAAGGTTCCATTGTTGGATATAGTGCAGAGAGAAAGCGTTACACT GTCAAATATAGGGATGGATGTGATGAGGATATAGTTTTTGATCGtgaaatgatcaaatttttggtttctcgTGAAGAGATGGAGCTATTACATCTGAAGTTTTGTACTAGTAATGTGACTGTCGATGGCCGTGATTACGATGAGATGGTTGTATTGGCAGCTACTTTGGACGAATGCCAAGATTTTGAGCCTGGAGACATTGTATGGGCGAAACTAGCTG GTCATGCTATGTGGCCAGCAGTTATTGTAGACGAATCCATTATCGGAGAGCGGAAAGGTCTAAACAACAAGGTATCTGGAGGAGGATCACTCTTGGTCCAATTTTTTGGAACTCATGATTTTGCTAG AATAAAAGTAAAGCAAGCAATCTCATTTATCAAAGGGCTTCTTTCGCCATCTCACCTGAAGTGCAAACAACCTCGGTTTGAAGAGGGCATGCAGGAAGCAAAAAT GTATCTGAAGGCACACAGGCTTCCAGAAAGAATGAGTCAACTTCAAAAGGGAGCTGATTCTGTTGATTCCGATATGGCTAATAGTACAGAAGAGGGAAACTCGGGTGGTGATCTTCTTAATGATGGAGAAGTGTGGTTGAGACCAACAGAACATGTAGACTTCCGGCATATAATAGGGGATCTGCTAATAATAAATCTTG GAAAGGTTGTGACAGACTCTCAGTTTTTCAAGGATGAGAATCATATTTGGCCTGAAGGGTATACGGCGATGAGAAAGTTCACATCACTCACAG ATCATAGTGCATCTGCCTTGTACAAGATGGAAGTGCTCAGAGATGCCGAGACAAAGACTCATCCGCTGTTTATAGTGACTGCAGATAGTGGAGAGCAG TTCAAAGGGCCTACTCCATCGGCCTGCtggaacaaaatatataataggATAAAAAAGGTCCAGAATTCTGACAGTCCTAATATTTTGGGTGAAGAACTAAATGGATCTGGTACAGACATGTTTGGTCTCTCCAACCCAGAAGTCATTAAACTTGTACAG GATTTATCAAAATCCAGACCATCGTCCCATGTTTCCATGTGCAAAAATAGTTTGGGAAGGCATCAAAATCAGCCTACTGGTTACCGACCTGTCCGTGTTGACTGGAAAGATCTCGATAAGTGCAATGTCTGCCACATGGATGAg GAGTATGAGAACAATTTGTTCCTGCAATGTGATAAATGTAGAATGATG GTCCATGCTAAATGCTATGGAGAGCTAGAACCCTGTGATGGTGCTTTGTGGTTATGCAACTTATGTCGTCCTGGTGCTCCTGATATGCCTCCACGGTGTTGTCTTTGTCCTGTAGTAG GGGGTGCTATGAAGCCGACAACTGATGGTCGCTGGGCTCATCTGGCTTGTGCTATATGGATCCCAG AAACATGTTTATCTGATGTCAAGAAGATGGAACCTATTGATGGGGTGAATAAAGTCAGCAAG GATCGTTGGAAATTAATGTGCACCATCTGCGGGGTATCTTATGGAGCTTGTATCCAA TGTTCAAACAATTCTTGTCGCGTGGCATATCATCCACTCTGCGCGCGAGCTGCTGGTCTCTGTGTTGAG CTTGAGAATGACATGTCAGTGGAGGGTGAAGAAGCAGATCAGTGTATCCGCATGCTTTCATTCTGCAAGCGACATCGACAAACATCAACTGCCTGCCTAGGATCAGAAGACAGGATCAAATCCGCTACTCATAAAACTTCTGAGTATCTCCCACCACCTAATCCATCTGGCTGTGCTCGGACAG AGCCTTATAATTGTTTTGGCAGAAGAGGGCGAAAGGAACCTGAAGCTCTTGCTGCTGCTTCTTCAAAGCGGTTATTTGTTGAGAATCAGCCATATGTTATTGGTGGTTACTCTAGACTTGAGTTTTCAACGTACAAAAGCATTCACGGATCCAAGGTGTCACAGATGAATACTCCAAGCAACATTCTTTCTATGGCTGAGAAATATAGATACATGAGGGAAACATACAGGAAGAGATTAGCATTTG ggAAATCAGGAATTCATGGTTTTGGCATTTTTGCAAAGCTTCCTCACAGGGCGGGAGATATG ATGATTGAATATACCGGAGAACTTGTTAGACCGTCAATAGCTGACAAAAGAGAACAACTCATCTACAATTCAATGGTG GGTGCAGGGACTTACATGTTTAGAATCGATGATGAGCGAGTCATAGATGCTACAAGGACAGGAAGCATTGCTCACCTGATTAATCATTCATGTGTG CCCAATTGCTATTCTCGAGTCATCACTGTTAATGGAGATGAGCACATTATCATATTCGCAAAGAGGCATATCCCTAAATGGGAAGAGCTGACCTATGACTATAG GTTCTTTTCAATCGGGGAGCGCCTTTCATGTTCGTGTGGCTTCCCAGGGTGTCGAGGTGTTGTTAATGATACAGAAGCTGAAGAACAACATGCAAAAATATGTGTTCCTCGTTGTGATCTAATAGACTGGACCGCAGAATAA
- the SAD2 gene encoding ARM repeat superfamily protein (SUPER SENSITIVE TO ABA AND DROUGHT2 (SAD2); FUNCTIONS IN: protein transporter activity, binding; INVOLVED IN: protein import into nucleus, docking, protein import into nucleus; LOCATED IN: nucleus, nuclear pore, cytoplasm; EXPRESSED IN: 24 plant structures; EXPRESSED DURING: 13 growth stages; CONTAINS InterPro DOMAIN/s: Importin-beta, N-terminal (InterPro:IPR001494), Armadillo-like helical (InterPro:IPR011989), Armadillo-type fold (InterPro:IPR016024), Exportin/Importin, Cse1-like (InterPro:IPR013713); BEST Arabidopsis thaliana protein match is: ARM repeat superfamily protein (TAIR:AT3G59020.1); Has 3689 Blast hits to 2792 proteins in 293 species: Archae - 3; Bacteria - 183; Metazoa - 1271; Fungi - 834; Plants - 368; Viruses - 60; Other Eukaryotes - 970 (source: NCBI BLink).), translating into MDLHSLALILRTAALSPIPDERKVSEQQLNQLEHTPQHLVRLLQIAVDGNCDMAVRQIASIQFKNLIAKNWSPEDCGPAVRQQQIFESDKELVRDNILVYVTQVPTLLRSQLGESLKTIIYADYPEQWPRLLDWVKYNLQNQQIYGALFVLRILSRKYEFKSDEERTPVSRIVEETFPQLLTIFNGLIQIPNPSLEIAELMKLICKIFWSSIYLELPRQLFDLNVFNAWMVLFLSVSERPVPVEGQPMDPELRKSWGWWKVKKWTVHILNRLYSRFGDPKLQSPENKPFAQMFQKNYAGRILEGHLNFLNTIRVGGYLPDRVINLLLQYLSNSISKNSMYKLLLPRLDVLLFEIVFPLMCFNDNDQKLWEEDPHEYVRKGYNIIEDLYSPRTASMDFVNELVRKRGKENLPKFVKFVVEIFLSYEKATVEEKPYRQKDGAMLAVGALCDKLKQTDPYKSQLELMLVQHIFPDFNSPVGHLRAKAAWVAGQYAHINFSDQNNFRKALHSVVSGLRDPDLPVRVDSVFALRSFVEACKDLNEIRPILPQLLDEFFKLMNEVENEDLVFTLETIVDKFGEEMAPFAFGLCQNLAAAFWRCLNTSEANDDSDDMGALAAVGCLRAISTILESVSSLPQLFVEIEPTILPIMQKMLTTDGQEVFEEVLEIASYMTFYSPSISLDIWSLWPLMVEALVDWGIDFFPNILVPMDNFISRGTAHFLTCKEPDYQQSLYNVLSTLMTDRNIEDSEIESAPKLIEVVFQNCKGQVDQWVEPYLRLTVDRLQRAETSYVKSLLIQVVANMLYYNPGLTLGVLHNTGLASKVFDLWFQMLQQKRKSGLPANFKREHDKKVCCLGLTSLLALPGGQFPDEALQRVFRATLDLLVAYKNQLAEAAKETEVDYEEEMNGLQSSDDDYDDDGSDGEMDDTEEGDEAQSVKLQKLAAQAKAFHYDDDDDDDSDDDFSDEDEFQSPIDEVDAFVFFVDAIRVMQASDAQRFQNLNQSLDFTYQAIANGIAQHAELRRVEIEKEKQKKLAAASTPVTAL; encoded by the exons ATGGATCTGCATAGCCTCGCTTTGATCCTCCGAACCGCCGCTCTTAGCCCTATTCCCGATGAGCGTAAAGTTTCTGAGCAGCAACTCAATCAG TTGGAGCACACGCCCCAGCATTTGGTGAGGTTATTGCAGATAGCCGTGGATGGAAATTGTGACATGGCAGTGCGTCAAATTGCTAGTATTCAgttcaaaaatttaattgcTAAGAACTGGTCACCTGAGGATTGTG GTCCTGCAGTAAGGCAGCAGCAGATATTTGAGAGTGACAAAGAATTGGTGAGGGACAATATTCTCGTCTATGTCACCCAAGTTCCAACCTTACTCAG ATCACAACTTGGAGAGTCTCTCAAGACAATTATTTATGCTGACTACCCAGAACAATGGCCACGTCTTCTGGATTGGGTGAAGTACAACttgcaaaatcaacaaatttatgGGGCTTTGTTTGTGTTGCGGATACTCTCTAGAAAATATGA gTTCAAGTCAGATGAGGAGAGGACACCGGTTTCCCGCATTGTGGAGGAGACATTTCCTCAACTTTTGACTATTTTTAATGGGCTTATCCAGATACCAAATCCGTCTCTGGAGATAGCAGAACTTATGAAGTTGAtatgcaaaatattttggtcATCCATATAT CTGGAGCTTCCAAGGCAATTATTTGATCTAAACGTCTTTAATGCCTGGATGGTTCTGTTCTTGAGTGTTTCGGAACGTCCTGTTCCAGTTGAAGGTCAGCCTATGGATCCGGAACTTAGAAAATCTTGGGGCTGGTGGAAGGTCAAGAAGTGGACAGTGCACATTTTAAACAGGCTCTATAGTCG GTTTGGAGATCCAAAACTTCAAAGTCCAGAAAACAAACCTTTCGCCCAAATGTTTCAAAAGAATTATGCAGGCAGAATTTTGGAAGGCCACCTAAATTTCTTGAACACAATTCGTGTTGGAGGCTATCTTCCTGACAGAGTTATCAATCTTCTCCTTCAGTACTTAAGCAACAG CATTTCGAAGAATAGCATGTACAAGTTGCTTCTGCCTCGGCTGGATGTTCTGCTTTTTGAGATTGTTTTCCCTCTAATGTGCTTTAATGATAATGATCAAAAGCTTTGGGAGGAAGACCCTCATGAATATGTGAGGAAAGGTTACA ATATCATTGAAGACTTGTACAGTCCGCGAACAGCGTCCATGGATTTTGTAAATGAGTTGGTTCGAAAACGTGGGAAAGAAAACCTTCCGAAGTTTGTTAAGTTTGTCGTTGAGATCTTCTTGAG TTATGAAAAAGCTACTGTAGAGGAGAAGCCTTATCGCCAAAAAGATGGTGCGATGCTGGCTGTTGGAGCTCTTTGTGACAAATTGAAGCAAACGGATCCCTATAAATCTCAACTAGAGCTAATGTTGGTGCAACATATTTTTCCTGATTTCAATAGTCCAGTTGGACATCTTAGAGCAAAG GCTGCATGGGTAGCTGGGCAATATGCACACATCAATTTCTCAGATCAGAACAACTTTCGTAAAGCATTGCACAGTGTTGTTTCGGGACTGCGCGATCCTGATCTCCCTGTTCGTGTTGATTCAGTTTTTGCATTGCGTTCATTTGTTGAGGCGTGCAAGG ATTTAAATGAGATACGTCCAATCCTCCCTCAGTTACTTGATG AATTTTTCAAACTCATGAATGAGGTAGAGAATGAGGACCTTGTTTTTACTTTGGAGACCATCGTAGATAAGTTTGGCGAAGAGATGGCTCCTTTTGCTTTTGGATTATGTCAAAATCTG GCGGCTGCGTTTTGGAGATGTCTAAACACGTCAGAAGCCAATGACGACTCTGATGACATGGGAGCTTTAGCTGCCGTTGGTTGTTTGCGTGCCATAAGTACAATCCTTGAATCTGTTAGCAGTCTCCCGCAGCTGTTTGTTGAGATAGAACCAACTATACTTCCAATAATGCAGAAAATGTTGACCACTGATGGCCAAG AGGTATTTGAAGAAGTTTTGGAGATTGCATCATACATGACCTTTTATTCACCTAGCATTTCCTTGGATATATGGAGTCTCTGGCCTTTAATGGTGGAAGCATTGGTTGATTGGGGAATCGATTTCTTTCCAA atattttggttCCAATGGACAACTTTATATCAAGGGGAACGGCTCATTTTCTCACTTGCAAAGAGCCCGACTATCAGCAAAGTCTATATAACGTTCTTTCAACT CTTATGACCGACAGAAACATAGAAGACAGTGAAATTGAGTCTGCTCCAAAGCTTATTGAAGTTGTTTTCCAGAATTGCAAAGGGCAGGTGGATCAGTGGGTTGAACCATATCTGCGTCTCACTGTTGACCGGTTACAACGGGCTGAGACTTCGTATGTTAAATCTCTTCTTATACAAGTG GTGGCAAATATGCTTTACTACAATCCAGGTTTGACGCTTGGTGTATTGCATAACACAGGACTTGCTTCCAAAGTCTTTGACCTTTGGTTCCAGATGTTGcagcaaaagagaaaaagtggCCTGCCAGCAAACTTCAAAAG GGAACATGATAAAAAGGTTTGCTGCTTGGGTTTGACTTCATTACTTGCTCTCCCTGGGGGTCAATTCCCCGATGAAGCGCTGCAGCGTGTTTTCAGGGCAACACTTGATCTTCTAGTTGCATATAAGAATCAGCTAGCTG AAGCAGCTAAGGAGACAGAAGTAgattatgaagaagaaatgaatgGACTCCAGAgtagtgatgatgattatgatgatgatgggtcTGATGGGGAGATGGATGATACAGAGGAAGGAGATGAAGCACAAAGTGTTAAACTGCAGAAGTTAGCTGCACAG GCAAAGGCCTTCCactatgatgatgatgatgacgacgattCTGATGATGACTTTAGTGATGAGGACGAGTTTCAGTCACCCATCGATGAGGTGGATGCCTTTGTATTCTTTGTCGATGCAATCAGAG TTATGCAGGCATCAGATGCGCAGAGGTTTCAGAACCTGAACCAGTCACTGGACTTCACTTACCAGGCGATTGCAAACGGAATAGCACAGCATGCAGAGCTGAGAAGAGTGGAGATCGAGaaggagaagcaaaagaagttAGCAGCTGCTTCTACTCCTGTTACTGCTCTATGA
- a CDS encoding Stress responsive alpha-beta barrel domain protein (Stress responsive alpha-beta barrel domain protein; FUNCTIONS IN: molecular_function unknown; INVOLVED IN: biological_process unknown; LOCATED IN: peroxisome, chloroplast stroma, chloroplast; EXPRESSED IN: 22 plant structures; EXPRESSED DURING: 17 growth stages; CONTAINS InterPro DOMAIN/s: Stress responsive alpha-beta barrel (InterPro:IPR013097), Dimeric alpha-beta barrel (InterPro:IPR011008); BEST Arabidopsis thaliana protein match is: dimeric A/B barrel domainS-protein 1 (TAIR:AT1G51360.1); Has 222 Blast hits to 216 proteins in 57 species: Archae - 0; Bacteria - 79; Metazoa - 0; Fungi - 4; Plants - 128; Viruses - 0; Other Eukaryotes - 11 (source: NCBI BLink).), whose protein sequence is MICARIRPLISSPLAFTISTTKHSRINLRLLPRRSFSVMSSSTPQSQIIEHIVLFKTKDDADSTKITSMINNLNALAYLDQVLHISTSPLHRISSATAFTHVLHSRYESKEDLASYAAHPDHVRVVKESVLPICDDIMAVDWIADRIPGTVAPLPGSVAKLTLLKLKEDVADEAKSEITGVIKGLSEKFPGIDQITVGENFSPARAKGFSIASIAYFKDLSEMEAVDAQKELVNSQKDKVRDYVDSTIVVEFVVPSSSQSSSL, encoded by the coding sequence ATGATATGCGCAAGAATCCGACCGCTAATTTCGTCACCACTAGCTTTCACTATCTCAACAACCAAACACTCCAGAATCAATCTCCGATTACTCCCTCGCCGCTCCTTCTCCGTCATGTCTTCTTCAACCCCACAGAGTCAGATCATAGAACACATCGTCttattcaaaaccaaagacgACGCTGACTCCACCAAAATCACCTCCATGATCAACAACCTCAACGCTCTTGCATATCTCGATCAAGTGCTTCACATCTCCACCTCTCCTCTCCACCGTATCTCCTCCGCTACCGCCTTCACTCACGTACTCCATAGCCGTTACGAATCTAAAGAAGATCTAGCCTCCTACGCTGCACATCCAGATCACGTTCGTGTTGTTAAGGAATCTGTGTTACCGATCTGTGATGATATCATGGCTGTTGATTGGATCGCTGATCGAATCCCCGGAACCGTAGCGCCGCTTCCTGGTTCGGTTGCTAAACTCACATTGCTCAAATTGAAAGAGGATGTAGCAGATGAGGCGAAATCGGAGATTACGGGAGTGATTAAGGGACTAAGTGAGAAATTTCCAGGGATTGATCAGATTACTGTTGGAGAAAACTTTTCTCCTGCTAGAGCTAAAGGTTTCTCTATTGCTTCGATTGCGTATTTCAAGGATTTGAGTGAAATGGAAGCTGTGGATGCTCAGAAAGAGTTGGTGAATTCGCAAAAGGATAAGGTTCGTGATTATGTGGATTCTACCATTGTTGTTGAGTTCGTTGTGCCGTCTTCTTCACAGTCTTCTAGTCTGTAG